DNA sequence from the Halocalculus aciditolerans genome:
TGGCCAGGCCCGCTTCGTCTGATCCGGGTGCCGCAGTATCGGTAAGCGCCGAGACGATGTGGTCGGCGGCTGTGGCAACGGTGTCGTGAATATTGGTAGTCGATTGCGCTGTCATGTCATTAGGCGGTGATTCCGTCATGGGCTGAGTGGTGACTGGTCAGGTGAACGGCTTGCAGGAGGTTGGTGACGCGCCGATGCGTCTGAGTGATGACGAGAACCAGCTGACGGACGTAGTGAGGTAACTCGTTCCGCCAATCGCAGGATCCTACTATAGGCGCCTGCGGTATCGAGCTGGCGTGCCGTCTCAGTGTTGTAATGTGATTTCATTCGTCGTGGTTGGCACAGGGCGATGTTACTGTATTTTACACCTTATTTGCCGGCGTGTCGTTTCCGAATTTCCGATTTAGAATACTGCCAGAGGGAATATAACGCCTTATAAAGGTGTATTCTACTCCTTGGTTTAGAAAGCAGATAGCTTTAGAATACAGCGTCGGTAACCCATTTCACCACTACCAGTGATACCCAAACGAATGGACAGCCCGCCTCCGACCTCTGTAGCCGAATATCTCACTAGAAACGGCGCTTTCGTCGTATTGTATGAAGTAGCATCCGGCGCAAAGCGATTCAATGAAATCGAAGACAGCGTCAATAAGAGTTCTAGAACTCTATCCAACCGACTTCAAGACGGGACCAGCATTGACTTATGGGAGAAGAAAACATCCCAGAAAGAAGCCCATTTACCGCAACGATATTGGTTGACAGACAAGGGCCAACGAGTCTGGGAGAAAATGCAAGACCTGGACTACCCACACCACCTTGTGAAATATCGCACCTACCGGGATGAAAAGGAATCCCGAGAAGAACAACTCCAAGAATGGGTT
Encoded proteins:
- a CDS encoding winged helix-turn-helix transcriptional regulator — translated: MDSPPPTSVAEYLTRNGAFVVLYEVASGAKRFNEIEDSVNKSSRTLSNRLQDGTSIDLWEKKTSQKEAHLPQRYWLTDKGQRVWEKMQDLDYPHHLVKYRTYRDEKESREEQLQEWVEEKEL